The Streptomyces camelliae genome window below encodes:
- a CDS encoding Gfo/Idh/MocA family oxidoreductase — protein sequence MRRFDPACLDLKAAVASGTYGAPLLCVSRGVTSAPGCTDEFSVTGSAIHEFDTVPCLLDSPVTEVSRHAPRATSAVTGLRDPQVMLLRTADGALTTVETFLNAGYGYDVCCEIVAEHGAVALAHPARLVRDADRTRATAHPTDWRPRFADAYRLEFQAWTDAVAQGGPSPPATAHDGLAATAVAEAVIRSMKDGGRTVPVAVPEV from the coding sequence ATGCGCCGTTTCGACCCCGCCTGCCTGGACCTGAAGGCGGCCGTCGCCTCGGGAACGTACGGCGCGCCGCTGCTCTGTGTCAGCCGGGGCGTCACCTCCGCGCCCGGCTGCACCGACGAGTTCAGCGTCACCGGATCGGCCATCCACGAGTTCGACACCGTGCCCTGCCTGCTGGACTCCCCCGTCACCGAGGTCAGCCGGCACGCACCCCGCGCCACCTCGGCCGTGACCGGTCTGCGTGATCCGCAGGTGATGCTGCTGCGCACCGCCGACGGCGCACTGACGACCGTCGAGACGTTCCTCAACGCCGGTTACGGCTACGACGTCTGCTGCGAGATCGTCGCCGAGCACGGCGCCGTGGCCCTGGCTCACCCGGCACGCCTGGTCCGCGACGCGGACCGTACCCGTGCCACGGCCCACCCCACCGACTGGCGGCCGCGTTTCGCCGACGCCTACCGTCTGGAGTTCCAGGCCTGGACGGACGCCGTCGCGCAGGGCGGCCCCTCCCCGCCGGCCACCGCGCACGACGGTCTGGCCGCCACCGCGGTGGCCGAGGCCGTCATCCGGTCCATGAAGGACGGCGGCAGAACCGTCCCCGTCGCGGTCCCGGAGGTCTGA
- a CDS encoding Gfo/Idh/MocA family protein yields the protein MSTVRIGVAGAGVMGADHVNTLHRCVSGAEVVSVADVDEERAAAVAGPAGARPAGDGYALIADPDVDAVVIASHDTTHADLAIAAVRAGKPVLCEKPLAPTTQGCVRVVREERRAGSD from the coding sequence GTGAGCACCGTACGCATCGGGGTCGCCGGCGCGGGCGTCATGGGCGCCGACCATGTGAACACACTGCACCGCTGTGTGTCCGGCGCCGAGGTCGTGAGTGTCGCCGACGTGGACGAGGAACGGGCCGCCGCCGTCGCCGGCCCGGCCGGCGCCCGTCCGGCCGGCGACGGCTACGCGCTCATCGCCGACCCGGACGTCGACGCCGTCGTCATCGCCTCCCACGACACGACCCACGCGGACCTGGCGATCGCCGCCGTACGGGCCGGAAAGCCGGTGCTGTGCGAGAAGCCGCTCGCCCCGACGACACAGGGGTGTGTCCGGGTCGTGCGCGAGGAGCGGCGGGCGGGGAGCGACTGA
- a CDS encoding Gfo/Idh/MocA family protein has translation MVNTLGVAVVGFGWMGRVHTQAYARLPHHFPQLSLRPDLVAVADEVPGRAEEAAGLYGFATATRDWREVAADPRVQAVSITAPNFLHREIGVAMAEAGKHIWIEKPVGLTAEDARAVADAVAKAGVQGTVGFNYRNAPAVELARDLIAAGEIGTVTHIRIRLFSDYAAHPQGALTWRYERERGGSGVLGDLASHGVDLARHLLGEITSLTADTAVFVPERARPTGATAGHSLATGGELGPVENEDYVNCLLRFASGARGVLEACRVSVGEQNNYGFEVHGTKGAVFWDFRRMNELAVSRGTTYQDQPVSTVYVGPGAGEYAAFQPGAATSMGYDDLKVIEAYRFLRSITEGTPVGATLSDAVASAAALDAMGRSAEQGTWVSPA, from the coding sequence ATGGTGAACACTCTCGGCGTCGCCGTCGTGGGATTCGGCTGGATGGGGCGGGTGCACACCCAGGCGTACGCCCGCCTGCCCCACCACTTCCCCCAGCTGTCCCTACGGCCGGACCTGGTCGCCGTCGCCGACGAGGTACCCGGCCGGGCGGAGGAGGCGGCCGGGCTCTACGGCTTCGCCACCGCGACCCGGGACTGGCGCGAGGTGGCCGCCGATCCCCGGGTCCAGGCGGTCAGCATCACCGCTCCCAACTTCCTGCACCGCGAGATCGGCGTCGCGATGGCCGAGGCGGGCAAGCACATCTGGATCGAGAAGCCGGTCGGCCTCACGGCCGAGGATGCCCGGGCGGTGGCCGACGCCGTGGCGAAGGCCGGCGTCCAGGGCACGGTCGGCTTCAACTACCGCAACGCACCCGCCGTCGAGCTGGCCCGCGACCTGATCGCCGCCGGGGAGATCGGCACGGTCACCCACATCCGCATCCGCCTCTTCAGCGACTACGCCGCCCATCCCCAGGGCGCCCTGACCTGGCGCTACGAGCGCGAGCGCGGCGGCAGCGGCGTACTGGGCGATCTCGCCTCGCACGGCGTCGACCTCGCCCGCCATCTGCTCGGCGAGATCACCTCGCTCACTGCCGACACCGCCGTCTTCGTCCCCGAGCGCGCCCGACCGACCGGCGCCACCGCCGGGCACAGCCTGGCCACCGGCGGCGAGCTCGGCCCGGTGGAGAACGAGGACTACGTCAACTGTCTGCTGCGCTTCGCCTCCGGCGCCCGGGGCGTCCTGGAGGCATGCCGGGTCTCGGTCGGCGAGCAGAACAACTACGGCTTCGAGGTGCACGGCACCAAGGGCGCCGTCTTCTGGGACTTCCGGCGGATGAACGAGCTGGCGGTCAGCCGGGGCACGACGTACCAGGACCAGCCGGTGAGCACGGTGTACGTCGGCCCGGGCGCGGGCGAATACGCCGCGTTCCAGCCGGGGGCGGCCACCAGCATGGGCTACGACGATCTGAAGGTGATCGAGGCGTACCGCTTCCTGCGCTCCATCACGGAGGGCACCCCGGTGGGTGCCACCCTGAGCGACGCCGTGGCCAGTGCGGCGGCGCTGGACGCGATGGGGCGCTCGGCCGAGCAGGGGACTTGGGTGAGTCCGGCGTGA
- a CDS encoding LacI family DNA-binding transcriptional regulator, whose protein sequence is MSSPTIRDVAERAGVSKSLVSLVLRGSEGVRPEKREAVLAAVEELGYRPNAAARSLSERRTRTVGVLLNDLRNPWFVELLDGLNARLYDSGLHVLLADGHLNRRLGEDLTRTFTELRVDGLIAVGTLQDPQALRTVAGHVPTVVAGAREPVLPGVDIVANDDEHGARLATEHLIGLGHRHIAHIAGQGAVGELRRRSFEATMRAHGLADTAVVEQGDLTEEGGYRAAVRLLNRPRRPTAVFAVNDMTCVGALSAAEESGLRVPLDLSLVGYDNTYLSRLRHLWLTTVDNAGHDVGRRAAQRLLDRIDEPDRPAEVDLATPRLDVRGTTAPPRTGA, encoded by the coding sequence ATGAGCTCTCCCACCATCCGTGACGTGGCCGAACGGGCCGGCGTGTCCAAGTCCCTGGTCTCGCTGGTGCTGCGCGGCTCGGAGGGCGTACGGCCCGAGAAGCGCGAGGCCGTCCTGGCGGCGGTCGAAGAGCTCGGCTACCGGCCCAACGCGGCCGCGCGCAGCCTGAGCGAGCGGCGCACCCGCACGGTGGGGGTGCTGCTCAACGACCTGCGCAATCCCTGGTTCGTGGAACTGCTCGACGGCCTGAACGCCCGGCTGTACGACAGCGGCCTGCACGTACTGCTCGCCGACGGCCACCTCAACCGGCGCCTCGGCGAGGACCTCACCCGCACCTTCACCGAGCTGCGCGTCGACGGCCTGATCGCCGTCGGCACGCTGCAGGACCCCCAGGCGTTGCGCACCGTGGCCGGTCATGTCCCCACGGTCGTCGCGGGCGCCCGCGAACCGGTGCTGCCCGGCGTGGACATTGTCGCCAACGACGACGAGCACGGCGCCCGCCTGGCGACCGAGCACCTCATCGGCCTCGGCCACCGGCACATCGCCCACATCGCCGGCCAGGGCGCGGTCGGCGAGCTGCGCCGGCGCAGCTTCGAGGCCACCATGCGCGCACACGGCCTGGCGGACACGGCGGTGGTGGAGCAGGGCGACCTCACCGAGGAAGGCGGATACCGGGCCGCCGTCCGGCTCCTGAACCGCCCGCGGCGCCCGACCGCCGTCTTCGCGGTCAACGACATGACCTGCGTCGGCGCGCTCTCCGCCGCCGAGGAGAGCGGCCTGCGGGTCCCGCTGGACCTCTCCCTGGTCGGCTACGACAACACCTACCTCTCGCGCCTGCGCCATCTGTGGCTGACCACCGTGGACAACGCCGGCCATGACGTGGGCCGGCGCGCCGCGCAGCGGCTGCTCGACCGGATCGACGAACCGGACCGTCCGGCCGAGGTCGACCTCGCCACTCCCCGCCTGGACGTGCGCGGCACGACCGCCCCGCCCCGCACCGGAGCCTGA
- a CDS encoding virginiamycin B lyase family protein has protein sequence MTADERIQEISVADQEAGPYGITAGPDGALWLTFVHSGRIARLTLEGELKEYALDSPACRPSVIAPGPDGALWFTRSQDHRIGRITTDGAAESFRVPTPDSGPFGITAGPDGAMWFTQMNTSRVGRITGDGEITEFALPVQGAFPAAITAGPDGALWFALNQANAIGRITTDGEVCLHALPTPGAAPVGIASDGEALWFVEIAAGQIGRITTDGGITEFPLPDRTARPHAIVAAGTGDCWFTEWGANRIGHITTNGEITEYDLPSPSSEPHGITLGPDSALWAALETGGVARVRCSARTARG, from the coding sequence ATGACAGCTGATGAGCGCATCCAGGAGATCTCCGTGGCGGACCAGGAGGCGGGGCCCTACGGCATCACCGCCGGCCCGGACGGTGCCCTGTGGCTCACCTTCGTCCACAGCGGCCGTATCGCGCGTCTCACCCTCGAAGGCGAACTCAAGGAATACGCCCTGGACTCGCCCGCGTGTCGCCCTTCGGTCATCGCTCCGGGTCCGGACGGTGCACTGTGGTTCACCCGGTCCCAGGACCACCGGATCGGCCGCATCACCACCGACGGCGCGGCGGAGTCCTTCCGCGTGCCGACGCCCGACAGCGGACCCTTCGGCATCACCGCCGGTCCGGACGGCGCGATGTGGTTCACGCAGATGAACACCAGCCGTGTCGGACGCATCACCGGCGACGGAGAGATCACCGAGTTCGCCCTCCCCGTCCAGGGTGCCTTCCCCGCGGCGATCACCGCCGGCCCCGACGGAGCCCTGTGGTTCGCCCTCAACCAGGCGAACGCGATCGGCCGCATCACCACCGACGGCGAGGTCTGCCTGCATGCCCTGCCCACACCGGGCGCCGCACCCGTGGGCATCGCGAGTGACGGCGAGGCGCTGTGGTTCGTCGAGATCGCGGCGGGGCAGATCGGCAGGATCACGACGGACGGCGGGATCACGGAGTTTCCGCTTCCCGACCGTACGGCCAGGCCCCATGCCATCGTCGCGGCCGGCACCGGGGACTGCTGGTTCACCGAATGGGGAGCCAACCGCATCGGCCACATCACCACGAACGGTGAGATCACGGAGTACGACCTGCCGTCACCGTCCTCCGAACCGCACGGCATCACCCTGGGTCCCGACAGCGCCCTCTGGGCGGCCTTGGAGACGGGAGGTGTGGCACGGGTGCGCTGCTCGGCTCGCACGGCGCGGGGTTAG
- a CDS encoding cation diffusion facilitator family transporter gives MGETYDMGDHGHGHGHAHGAGGHAGHSHGVSADADRRWLAIALTLITVFMAAEVAVGIIASSLALISDAAHMLTDAASIVLALVAMRLSARPARGGFTYGLKRAEILSAQANGLTLLLLGAWLAYEAVRRLISPPEVEGGLMLATALVGIAVNLAATWCLSKANRSSLNVEGAYQHILNDLFAFIGTAVAALIVVLTGFARADAIATLVVVALMVKAGYGLVRDSGRIFLEAAPAGFDPDAIGDELAGQPSVVEIHDLHVWTITSGEPALSAHVLVEPGGDCHAVRRHLQHLLRARHGIGHATLQVDHLGEDVDAADLLQITTPSAEPPEHCDDAHGPVHRPGPHEH, from the coding sequence ATGGGGGAGACGTACGACATGGGCGATCACGGCCACGGCCACGGTCACGCGCACGGCGCCGGCGGTCACGCGGGCCACTCGCACGGTGTGTCGGCGGACGCCGACCGCCGCTGGCTGGCCATCGCGCTCACCCTGATCACGGTGTTCATGGCGGCCGAGGTCGCCGTCGGCATCATCGCGAGCTCCCTCGCCCTGATCTCCGACGCGGCGCACATGCTCACCGACGCGGCCTCGATCGTGCTCGCCCTCGTCGCCATGCGGCTGTCCGCGCGCCCCGCCCGGGGCGGCTTCACCTACGGACTCAAGCGAGCGGAGATCCTCTCGGCCCAGGCCAACGGCCTGACCCTGCTGCTGCTCGGGGCCTGGCTTGCGTACGAGGCGGTGCGCCGGCTCATCAGCCCGCCCGAGGTCGAGGGCGGTCTGATGCTGGCGACGGCACTCGTCGGCATCGCCGTGAACCTGGCCGCCACCTGGTGCCTCTCCAAGGCCAACCGCAGTTCCCTGAACGTCGAGGGCGCCTACCAGCACATCCTCAACGACCTGTTCGCGTTCATCGGCACCGCCGTCGCCGCGCTGATCGTCGTGCTGACGGGTTTCGCCCGGGCCGACGCCATCGCCACGCTCGTCGTGGTCGCCCTGATGGTCAAGGCCGGTTACGGTCTGGTGCGCGATTCCGGGCGGATCTTCCTGGAAGCCGCCCCGGCGGGCTTCGACCCGGACGCGATCGGCGACGAACTCGCCGGGCAGCCCTCCGTCGTGGAGATCCACGACCTGCATGTGTGGACCATCACCTCCGGCGAACCCGCCCTGTCCGCCCACGTCCTGGTCGAACCCGGCGGGGACTGCCACGCCGTACGGCGCCACCTCCAGCACCTGCTGCGCGCCCGGCACGGCATCGGCCACGCCACTCTCCAGGTCGACCATCTCGGAGAGGACGTGGACGCGGCGGACCTCCTGCAGATCACCACACCGTCGGCCGAGCCGCCGGAGCACTGCGACGACGCCCACGGCCCCGTCCACCGGCCGGGCCCGCACGAACACTGA
- a CDS encoding ArsR/SmtB family transcription factor encodes MGHGAATPASTVPRTRLDADSAAKVATTLQALATPSRLLILARLREGPLPATELAAEVGMEQSACSHQLRLLRNLGLVTGTRKGRSVVYALYDHHVAELLDQALYHVEHLRLGIPDAPAKALEDAPEAPSGVSP; translated from the coding sequence ATGGGTCATGGAGCAGCCACCCCCGCCAGTACCGTCCCGCGCACTCGCCTGGACGCCGACAGCGCCGCGAAGGTGGCCACCACGCTCCAGGCGCTGGCCACCCCCTCGCGGCTGCTGATCCTCGCCCGGCTGCGCGAAGGGCCGCTGCCCGCCACCGAGCTCGCCGCCGAGGTCGGCATGGAGCAGTCCGCCTGTTCCCACCAGCTCCGCCTGCTGCGCAACCTCGGCCTGGTCACCGGCACCCGCAAGGGCCGGTCCGTCGTCTACGCCCTCTACGACCACCACGTCGCCGAACTGCTCGACCAAGCCCTGTACCACGTCGAGCATCTGCGCCTCGGTATCCCCGACGCCCCCGCCAAGGCTCTTGAGGATGCGCCGGAGGCGCCCAGCGGGGTCAGCCCCTGA
- a CDS encoding heavy metal translocating P-type ATPase: MSSTLARPVPAGAVRDAVAPKRRTRIFALPEARWAAAALALFLLALPLQLTGAPAWTWGPLYALTYVTGGWEPGWAGLRALREKTLDVDLLMVVAALGAAAIGQVLDGALLIVIFATSGALEAIATARTADSVRGLLDLAPATATRLADDGTEQTVPTGHLSVGDVILVRPGERVGADGQVLDGWSEVDQATITGEPLPVPKEAGDEVFAGTLNGTGALRVKVERDPSDSVIARIVAMVEEASETKAPTQLFIEKVEQRYSIGMVAATVALFTLPLLFGAALQPTLLRAMTFMIVASPCAVVLATMPPLLSAIANAGRHGVLVKSAVVMERLGQVDAVALDKTGTLTEGTPRVTDIRPSAGSGLGEEELLGLAATAEHPSEHPLARAVVDAARARGLTIPSAEDFDSAPGTGVRATVRGKTVAVGSPARLLDGRAHPAAETAAHLETEGRTAVLVTLDGTPVGVLGIADRLREDAAGTVTALTALTGTAPVLVTGDNPRAAARLAEEVGITEVRAGLLPQDKVTAVRELEQAGRKVLVVGDGVNDAPALAAAHTGIAMGRAGSDLALETADAVIVRDELATIPAVVALSRRARRLVVQNLVIAAVFITGLVVWDLAGTLPLPLGVAGHEGSTVIVGLNGLRLLADGAWRRARSGYGR, translated from the coding sequence ATGTCATCCACCCTCGCCCGGCCGGTCCCCGCCGGTGCTGTCCGAGACGCGGTGGCGCCCAAGCGCCGCACGCGGATCTTCGCCCTGCCGGAGGCCCGGTGGGCCGCCGCGGCCCTGGCGCTGTTCCTGCTCGCACTGCCGCTCCAGCTGACCGGGGCGCCGGCCTGGACGTGGGGCCCGCTGTACGCGCTCACCTACGTCACCGGCGGCTGGGAGCCCGGCTGGGCCGGACTGCGGGCACTGCGGGAGAAGACCCTGGACGTGGACCTGCTCATGGTCGTCGCCGCCCTCGGTGCGGCCGCGATCGGGCAGGTGCTGGACGGCGCGCTGCTGATCGTCATCTTCGCCACCTCCGGCGCCCTGGAGGCCATCGCCACGGCCCGCACCGCCGACTCCGTGCGCGGCCTGCTCGACCTGGCCCCGGCCACCGCCACCCGGCTGGCCGACGACGGCACCGAGCAGACCGTCCCCACCGGGCACCTGAGCGTGGGCGACGTGATTCTCGTACGGCCCGGGGAGCGCGTCGGCGCCGACGGTCAGGTGCTGGACGGTTGGAGCGAGGTCGACCAGGCCACCATCACCGGCGAGCCGCTGCCGGTGCCGAAGGAGGCCGGGGACGAGGTGTTCGCCGGCACCCTGAACGGCACCGGCGCGCTGCGGGTGAAGGTCGAGCGCGACCCGTCGGACTCGGTGATCGCCCGGATCGTGGCCATGGTCGAGGAGGCCTCCGAGACCAAGGCGCCGACCCAGCTGTTCATCGAGAAGGTCGAGCAGCGGTACTCGATCGGGATGGTGGCCGCCACCGTCGCGCTGTTCACGCTTCCCCTGCTCTTCGGTGCGGCGTTGCAGCCGACGCTGCTGCGGGCCATGACCTTCATGATCGTGGCCTCGCCGTGCGCGGTGGTGCTGGCCACCATGCCGCCGCTGCTGTCCGCGATCGCCAACGCGGGCCGGCACGGCGTGCTCGTGAAGTCGGCCGTGGTGATGGAACGCCTGGGACAGGTCGACGCGGTGGCGCTGGACAAGACCGGCACACTCACCGAGGGCACCCCGCGGGTGACGGACATCCGCCCGTCGGCCGGCTCCGGCCTGGGCGAGGAGGAACTGCTGGGGCTCGCGGCGACGGCCGAGCACCCCAGCGAGCACCCGCTGGCCCGCGCCGTCGTGGACGCCGCCCGCGCCCGCGGCCTCACCATCCCCTCGGCCGAGGACTTCGACTCCGCCCCCGGTACGGGCGTGCGCGCCACGGTCCGCGGCAAGACGGTCGCGGTCGGCAGCCCCGCCCGGCTCCTCGACGGCCGGGCCCACCCGGCCGCCGAGACGGCCGCACACCTGGAGACCGAGGGCCGTACGGCCGTCCTGGTCACCCTCGACGGCACCCCGGTCGGTGTGCTCGGCATCGCCGACCGGCTGCGCGAGGACGCCGCCGGCACCGTCACCGCGCTGACCGCTCTCACTGGCACCGCGCCGGTGCTGGTCACCGGGGACAACCCGCGCGCCGCGGCCCGCCTGGCGGAGGAGGTCGGCATCACCGAGGTCCGTGCCGGTCTTCTGCCCCAGGACAAGGTCACCGCCGTACGGGAGCTGGAGCAGGCCGGGCGGAAGGTCCTCGTGGTCGGCGACGGCGTCAACGACGCCCCCGCACTCGCCGCCGCGCACACCGGCATCGCCATGGGCCGGGCGGGCTCCGATCTCGCCCTGGAGACCGCCGACGCCGTCATCGTCCGCGACGAACTCGCCACCATCCCCGCCGTCGTCGCGCTGTCCCGCCGCGCCCGGCGCCTGGTGGTGCAGAACCTCGTCATCGCGGCGGTGTTCATCACCGGCCTGGTCGTCTGGGACCTGGCCGGCACGCTGCCGCTGCCGCTCGGCGTCGCCGGCCACGAGGGGTCCACCGTCATCGTCGGCCTCAACGGCCTGCGCCTGCTGGCGGACGGCGCCTGGCGCCGTGCTCGCTCGGGGTACGGCCGGTGA
- a CDS encoding (2Fe-2S) ferredoxin domain-containing protein, with protein MSRRTRGTALAAGAEAARCTVTVCRGCCCGTPKVPGVDHAGQLTDLRASLAQVATVRPVACLDTCEHANVIVVQPSAEGRRAGGRPVWLGLVNDPDATRDITAWVRSGGPGLADPPDILDLYSFTPSRRIRRTIGD; from the coding sequence GTGAGCCGCCGTACCCGCGGGACCGCTCTCGCCGCGGGCGCGGAGGCGGCCCGCTGCACGGTCACCGTCTGCCGTGGCTGTTGCTGCGGCACTCCGAAGGTGCCCGGCGTGGACCATGCCGGGCAACTCACCGATCTGCGGGCCTCGTTGGCGCAGGTGGCCACCGTGCGGCCCGTCGCCTGCCTGGACACCTGCGAGCACGCCAACGTCATCGTCGTCCAGCCGTCCGCCGAGGGCCGCAGGGCAGGCGGGCGCCCGGTCTGGCTCGGCCTGGTCAACGACCCCGACGCCACACGTGACATCACCGCCTGGGTCCGGTCCGGCGGCCCCGGCCTCGCCGATCCGCCCGACATCCTCGACCTGTACAGCTTCACCCCGTCCCGCCGTATCCGCCGGACGATCGGCGACTGA
- a CDS encoding DUF998 domain-containing protein — translation MPGPRRAVAYGEDGTTLDSDGTGASSTELTLLRRSLARGAASTAASVLFCVAAVLYNDWLLQFVVTTGLPQASSYVSETFAADQPHRLLFGTVELACAALLLAGAALAASSAPWGLALAGWGAVAAFGACSVLDVLLPMGCAPSVERGCPPDNIQHTATSGLVEFTLFASMALFGLAARRPGHDRPGPVAGRWAPYLMPVSMASAIATVGPYLGHPGGQGIAQRIHLVSVAVWFLLLAAEARRTGPLPRQPELEIGDDRWYDGVPGGK, via the coding sequence GTGCCTGGTCCACGCCGTGCCGTCGCGTACGGTGAAGACGGCACGACATTGGACAGCGACGGCACCGGTGCGAGCTCGACGGAATTGACTCTGCTGAGAAGATCTCTGGCGCGGGGCGCGGCTTCGACGGCCGCGTCGGTGCTGTTCTGCGTCGCCGCCGTCCTCTACAACGACTGGCTGCTGCAGTTCGTCGTGACCACCGGCCTGCCGCAGGCCAGCTCCTACGTCAGCGAGACCTTCGCCGCCGATCAGCCGCACCGGCTGCTGTTCGGCACCGTCGAGCTGGCCTGTGCCGCGCTGCTGCTCGCCGGTGCGGCGCTGGCCGCGAGCTCCGCACCGTGGGGCCTGGCCCTGGCGGGCTGGGGCGCCGTGGCGGCATTCGGCGCATGCTCCGTCCTGGACGTGCTGCTGCCGATGGGATGCGCGCCATCGGTGGAGCGCGGCTGCCCACCCGACAACATCCAGCACACCGCCACCAGTGGCCTGGTGGAGTTCACGCTGTTCGCGTCCATGGCCCTGTTCGGCCTTGCGGCGCGCCGCCCTGGCCACGATCGCCCGGGGCCGGTCGCCGGCCGCTGGGCACCGTATCTGATGCCGGTGTCGATGGCATCGGCGATCGCCACCGTCGGCCCCTATCTGGGCCACCCCGGCGGTCAGGGCATCGCGCAGCGCATTCATCTCGTCAGCGTCGCCGTATGGTTCCTCCTTCTCGCCGCCGAGGCCCGCCGCACCGGCCCACTGCCCCGGCAGCCGGAGCTGGAGATCGGTGATGACCGCTGGTACGACGGGGTCCCGGGCGGAAAGTAG
- a CDS encoding MBL fold metallo-hydrolase, with protein sequence MTAARGTAREHAAVADLPESGHWYELHEVDDGVVRITEPQVDKLLRANLWWLRGTDRDIVVDAGLGVASLRREIPRLFERDPLVILTHSHLDHVGGAHEFRERAAHSAAVEVLAAGVPASLYGAELYAKLGIDAAGEPVPDLLINALPHPAYDPRTYHPGPITVTHPLQEGDTVDAGGRTLTVLHLPGHTPGCIGLLEERTGALYSGDVIYNGDLIDDLPESDPPTYRRSLRRLAGLDVSVVHPGHGRSFGPQRLRELTRGYLSGTAS encoded by the coding sequence ATGACAGCTGCGAGGGGCACAGCCCGTGAACACGCGGCGGTCGCGGATCTGCCGGAATCGGGACACTGGTACGAACTGCACGAGGTGGACGACGGCGTCGTACGGATCACCGAGCCGCAGGTCGACAAGCTGCTGCGGGCCAACCTGTGGTGGCTGCGCGGAACCGACCGTGACATCGTCGTGGACGCCGGTCTGGGAGTGGCCTCACTGCGTCGGGAGATTCCGCGCCTGTTCGAGCGGGATCCGCTGGTGATCCTCACCCACTCCCACCTGGACCACGTCGGCGGAGCCCACGAATTCCGGGAACGGGCCGCGCACTCGGCTGCCGTCGAGGTCCTGGCCGCAGGTGTCCCGGCGAGCCTGTACGGAGCCGAGCTCTACGCGAAACTCGGCATCGACGCCGCAGGAGAACCCGTACCGGACCTCTTGATCAACGCCCTGCCGCACCCCGCATACGACCCGAGGACCTACCACCCGGGCCCGATCACGGTCACCCACCCGCTGCAGGAAGGAGACACCGTCGATGCGGGGGGCCGGACGCTGACCGTTCTCCACCTGCCCGGCCACACACCCGGATGCATCGGCCTTCTTGAGGAACGCACCGGCGCGCTGTACTCCGGCGATGTGATCTACAACGGCGACCTCATCGACGACCTCCCCGAATCGGACCCGCCCACCTACCGGCGCAGCCTGCGACGCCTCGCCGGCCTTGACGTGTCCGTGGTCCACCCCGGCCACGGCCGCAGCTTCGGCCCCCAGCGGCTCCGCGAACTGACGCGGGGTTACTTGAGCGGAACCGCCAGTTGA
- a CDS encoding ArsR/SmtB family transcription factor, which yields MLLLRLDLDDLASVRFACSPLQETVLSLWAWQNPVRHAEHQPFLRHCAPLLRQLDWPLLQSLVGPRRRIPDFLTPHPTGPSPDIDDEFTALRATPPERVRSELIQAASGTALHPGLQQAHEDPAGLLDRIVDAVHAYWALVIAPHWPRMQAVLRADVLHRAQRLTDGGAAALFADIDPGLRWQAGTLTVDALRHEHRDLAVDGRGVAFTPSLFCDHASTLVNPALPPRIGYPARGRATVWHPGTAAPPKALADLLGSTRARLLALLAEPASTTDLAHRLGLSPGTVSQHLGVLHRARLVTRARHGHVVLYLRSPLGDQLAVPLK from the coding sequence ATGCTGCTGCTACGGCTCGACCTGGACGACCTCGCCTCCGTCAGGTTCGCCTGTTCACCCCTGCAGGAGACCGTGCTGAGCCTGTGGGCGTGGCAGAACCCGGTCCGGCACGCCGAACATCAGCCCTTTCTGCGCCACTGCGCCCCACTGCTGCGGCAACTCGACTGGCCCCTGCTGCAATCGCTGGTCGGCCCGCGCCGGCGCATCCCCGACTTCCTGACCCCGCACCCGACCGGCCCGTCCCCCGACATCGACGACGAGTTCACCGCGCTGCGGGCGACCCCGCCCGAGCGTGTGCGAAGCGAGCTGATCCAGGCCGCCAGCGGTACGGCACTGCACCCCGGCCTCCAGCAGGCGCACGAAGACCCCGCGGGCCTGCTCGACCGCATCGTCGACGCCGTGCACGCCTACTGGGCCCTCGTGATCGCACCGCACTGGCCGCGCATGCAGGCCGTGCTGCGCGCCGACGTCCTGCACCGGGCCCAGCGGCTGACGGACGGCGGGGCCGCGGCACTGTTCGCCGACATCGACCCGGGCCTGCGCTGGCAGGCCGGCACCCTCACCGTGGACGCCCTCCGTCACGAACACCGCGACCTCGCGGTGGACGGCCGCGGAGTGGCGTTCACCCCGTCCCTGTTCTGCGACCATGCCAGCACACTCGTCAACCCGGCGCTGCCACCCAGGATCGGCTACCCCGCGCGAGGCCGTGCGACGGTCTGGCACCCGGGCACGGCCGCCCCGCCGAAGGCTCTGGCCGACCTCCTCGGCAGCACCCGGGCCCGTCTCCTGGCCCTTCTGGCGGAGCCCGCCAGCACCACCGACCTGGCCCACAGACTGGGCCTCAGCCCCGGCACGGTGAGTCAGCACCTCGGCGTCCTGCACCGTGCGCGGCTGGTGACGCGGGCCCGGCACGGACACGTCGTCCTGTACCTGCGCAGTCCCCTCGGCGATCAACTGGCGGTTCCGCTCAAGTAA